One window of Labilithrix sp. genomic DNA carries:
- a CDS encoding M20/M25/M40 family metallo-hydrolase → MPRRRSTLWFLLAAAVACSAPPRAPAAAAPPWVAIAPRLVEHVRVLSSDRFEGRAPGTRGEELTIAYLQDELRKLRLAPEVQPVPLVAIGSRASLAIDGKAWRSGEDFVAWSYGTSPDVHLERSELVFVGYGVVAPEHAWDDFKDVDLRGKTAVFLVGDPPVPDPKDPTRLDDATFRGRAMTYYGRWRYKYEIAAKKGAAAALIVHETGPAGYGWNVVAGGATHERYEIATAEARAAHVPIEGWIHESRARELFEDFDRAKASALDRAFRPAPIRAARADLEVRLTARELVSRNVVAKLPGSDPRLRDEHVMYSAHWDHFGKSAEGVFHGALDNASGVAWLLETARLYRELPRAPRRSIVFAAFTAEEQGLLGSKHYASQPHDRVVADINMDIMNPWGKTRAIVSVGDGETTMDEPLREEAAKQGRRVVPDPEPEKGYYFRSDHYELVKTGVPALSFLHPGAEWIGKPPDFGAKKRAEYVARMYHQPDDVIHDDWDLAGAAEDVALLFEVGRRVADADRPPAFKDRAAR, encoded by the coding sequence ATGCCGCGTCGACGCTCTACTCTCTGGTTCCTCCTCGCCGCCGCGGTCGCGTGCAGCGCGCCGCCCCGCGCGCCCGCCGCGGCGGCGCCGCCGTGGGTCGCGATCGCGCCGCGCCTCGTCGAGCACGTGCGGGTCCTCTCCTCCGATCGCTTCGAAGGCCGCGCGCCGGGGACGCGGGGCGAGGAGCTCACGATCGCGTATCTCCAGGACGAGCTGCGGAAGCTGCGCCTCGCGCCGGAGGTGCAGCCGGTGCCGCTCGTCGCGATCGGGTCGCGGGCGTCCCTCGCGATCGACGGCAAGGCGTGGCGGAGCGGCGAGGACTTCGTCGCGTGGTCGTACGGCACGAGCCCGGACGTCCACCTCGAGCGCTCGGAGCTCGTGTTCGTCGGCTACGGCGTCGTCGCGCCCGAGCATGCGTGGGACGACTTCAAGGACGTCGACCTCCGCGGCAAGACGGCGGTGTTCCTCGTCGGCGATCCGCCCGTCCCCGATCCGAAGGACCCGACCCGCCTCGACGACGCGACCTTCCGCGGACGCGCGATGACCTACTACGGCCGCTGGCGCTACAAGTACGAGATCGCGGCGAAGAAGGGCGCCGCCGCCGCGCTCATCGTGCACGAGACCGGCCCCGCCGGGTACGGCTGGAACGTCGTCGCCGGCGGCGCCACGCACGAGCGCTACGAGATCGCGACCGCCGAAGCGCGCGCCGCGCACGTGCCGATCGAAGGCTGGATCCACGAGAGTCGCGCGCGAGAGCTCTTCGAGGACTTCGATCGCGCGAAGGCCTCCGCCCTCGATCGCGCGTTCCGCCCCGCGCCGATCCGCGCCGCGCGCGCCGACCTCGAGGTGCGCCTCACCGCGCGCGAGCTCGTGTCGCGCAACGTCGTCGCGAAGCTCCCCGGCTCCGATCCGCGCCTCCGCGACGAGCACGTCATGTACAGCGCGCACTGGGATCACTTCGGCAAGAGCGCGGAGGGCGTGTTCCACGGCGCGCTCGACAACGCCTCCGGCGTCGCGTGGCTCCTCGAGACGGCGCGCCTCTACCGTGAGCTCCCGCGCGCACCGCGCCGCTCGATCGTCTTCGCCGCGTTCACCGCCGAGGAGCAAGGGCTGCTCGGCTCGAAGCACTACGCGTCGCAGCCGCACGACCGCGTCGTCGCCGACATCAACATGGACATCATGAACCCGTGGGGCAAAACGCGCGCGATCGTCAGCGTCGGCGACGGCGAGACGACGATGGATGAGCCGCTCCGCGAAGAGGCCGCGAAGCAAGGCCGGCGCGTCGTCCCCGATCCCGAGCCGGAGAAGGGCTACTACTTCCGCTCCGACCACTACGAGCTCGTGAAGACGGGCGTCCCCGCGCTCTCCTTCTTGCACCCCGGCGCGGAGTGGATCGGTAAGCCGCCCGACTTCGGCGCGAAGAAACGCGCCGAATACGTCGCGCGCATGTACCACCAGCCGGACGACGTGATCCACGACGACTGGGACCTCGCCGGCGCGGCGGAGGACGTAGCGCTCCTCTTCGAGGTCGGCCGTAGGGTCGCCGACGCCGATCGTCCGCCGGCCTTCAAAGACCGCGCCGCGCGCTAA
- a CDS encoding YdiU family protein — MIAFDNSYARLPARFFAKVAPARVRAPALIEVNRALAEELGVPADELDAETLSGNRVPEGADPIALAYAGHQFGNFVPQLGDGRAILLGEVVGKDGRRRDVQLKGAGRTPFSRGGDGRAALGPVLREYVVSEAMHALGVPTTRALAAVTTGEPVAREELLQGAVLTRVAASHLRVGTFEYFAAREDGEAIAALVSYALARHYPAALAAAGDAPPALVLLQQVIDAQAHLVARWLGVGFIHGVMNTDNTSISGETIDYGPCAFLDIYHPRRKFSSIDRGGRYHFAVQPKIMQWNLARLAETLLPLLAESEEEQVHLATGELNRFADAFDAAYARVLRAKLGLHTEEDGDRALANDLFERMATNEVDFTLFFRRLGEDADAAAKLFANPGAFHDWAEAWRRRTAKEDVSPSARAESMRRANPAFIPRNHRIEEMIAAANNGNYAPFERLNAVLARPHDDQPENADLAEPPGPEQHDYRTFCGT, encoded by the coding sequence ATGATCGCCTTCGACAACTCGTACGCGCGGCTGCCGGCGCGCTTCTTCGCCAAGGTCGCGCCCGCCCGCGTCCGCGCGCCCGCGCTCATCGAGGTGAACCGCGCGCTCGCGGAGGAGCTCGGCGTCCCCGCGGACGAGCTCGACGCGGAGACGCTCTCCGGCAACCGCGTGCCCGAGGGCGCCGACCCGATCGCGCTCGCGTACGCGGGTCACCAGTTCGGCAACTTCGTGCCCCAGCTCGGCGACGGCCGCGCGATCTTGCTCGGCGAGGTCGTCGGCAAGGACGGCAGGCGGCGCGACGTCCAGCTCAAGGGCGCGGGCCGCACGCCGTTCTCGCGCGGCGGCGACGGACGCGCCGCGCTCGGCCCCGTGCTCCGCGAGTACGTCGTCAGCGAGGCGATGCACGCGCTCGGAGTCCCCACCACGCGCGCGCTCGCCGCGGTGACGACGGGCGAGCCCGTCGCGCGCGAAGAGCTCCTCCAGGGCGCCGTGCTCACCCGCGTCGCCGCGAGCCACCTCCGCGTCGGCACCTTCGAGTACTTCGCCGCGCGCGAGGACGGCGAGGCGATCGCGGCGCTCGTCTCCTATGCGCTCGCGCGCCACTACCCCGCCGCGCTCGCGGCCGCCGGCGACGCGCCGCCCGCGCTCGTCCTCCTCCAGCAGGTGATCGACGCGCAGGCCCACCTCGTCGCGCGCTGGCTCGGCGTCGGCTTCATCCACGGCGTGATGAACACCGACAACACGTCGATCTCGGGCGAGACGATCGACTACGGCCCGTGCGCGTTCCTCGACATCTACCACCCGCGCCGCAAGTTCAGCTCGATCGACCGCGGCGGCCGCTACCACTTCGCGGTGCAGCCCAAGATCATGCAGTGGAACCTCGCGCGCCTCGCCGAGACGCTGCTCCCGCTCCTCGCCGAGAGCGAAGAGGAGCAGGTCCACCTCGCGACCGGCGAGCTGAACCGCTTCGCCGACGCGTTCGACGCCGCGTACGCGCGCGTGCTCCGCGCGAAGCTCGGCCTCCACACCGAAGAGGACGGCGACCGCGCGCTCGCGAACGACCTCTTCGAGCGAATGGCCACGAACGAGGTCGACTTCACGCTATTTTTCCGGCGCCTCGGCGAGGACGCCGACGCCGCCGCGAAGCTATTTGCCAATCCCGGCGCGTTCCACGACTGGGCCGAGGCGTGGCGGCGGCGCACCGCGAAGGAGGATGTCTCTCCCTCCGCGCGCGCCGAATCGATGCGGCGCGCGAATCCCGCTTTCATTCCGCGCAACCACCGTATCGAGGAGATGATCGCCGCCGCGAACAATGGCAACTACGCGCCGTTCGAGCGCCTGAACGCGGTCCTCGCGCGACCTCATGACGATCAACCCGAGAACGCCGACTTGGCGGAGCCGCCCGGCCCCGAGCAGCACGACTACCGCACTTTCTGTGGGACCTGA
- a CDS encoding fatty acid desaturase, whose amino-acid sequence MQQVSLTDPTWTTSEPNAFHRASLVFINDVRDTPFLKLIATLLLTVVPSGVFMIVSGFRWWHAAVHLVLVFWFLGPYILMLHNTSHRKLFKKKWERLNHFIPWFLGPFFGETPDTYFAHHVGMHHPENNMEEDLSSTLPYRRDSVRGFVRYFLRFFFGVIVELPRYFLRKNRRSLVVKSLAGELLFFAVTGALAYFTDWRAVVAVLVVPYVSTRFLMMCGNWGQHAFVDEAAPENCYRNSITCINTGYNRRCFNDGYHIGHHVKQTRHWTEMPEDFTKNLATYAKEGAVVFDGIDFFIVWMFLMLKRYDWLARRYVKLDGAEKSEAEIIELLQSRTRWTRAAA is encoded by the coding sequence ATGCAGCAGGTCAGCCTCACCGATCCGACCTGGACCACGAGCGAGCCGAACGCGTTCCACCGCGCCTCTCTCGTCTTCATCAACGACGTACGGGACACGCCGTTCCTCAAGCTGATCGCGACGCTCCTGCTGACGGTCGTGCCGAGCGGCGTCTTCATGATCGTGAGCGGCTTCCGCTGGTGGCACGCGGCGGTGCACCTCGTCCTCGTGTTCTGGTTCCTCGGGCCGTACATCCTGATGCTCCACAACACGAGCCACCGGAAGCTCTTCAAGAAGAAGTGGGAGCGCCTGAACCACTTCATCCCGTGGTTCCTCGGGCCCTTCTTCGGCGAGACGCCGGACACGTACTTCGCCCATCACGTCGGGATGCACCACCCCGAGAACAACATGGAGGAGGACCTCAGCTCGACCCTCCCCTACCGCCGCGACTCCGTCCGCGGCTTCGTTCGCTACTTCCTCCGCTTCTTCTTCGGCGTCATCGTCGAGCTCCCCCGCTACTTCCTGCGGAAGAACCGGCGCTCGCTCGTGGTGAAGAGCCTCGCCGGCGAGCTCTTGTTCTTCGCCGTCACCGGCGCGCTCGCATACTTCACGGACTGGCGCGCCGTCGTCGCCGTGCTCGTCGTCCCCTACGTCTCGACGCGGTTCCTCATGATGTGCGGGAACTGGGGGCAGCACGCGTTCGTCGACGAAGCCGCGCCGGAGAACTGTTATCGGAACAGCATCACCTGCATCAACACGGGCTACAACCGGCGCTGCTTCAACGACGGCTATCACATCGGACACCACGTGAAGCAGACCCGGCACTGGACCGAGATGCCGGAGGACTTCACGAAGAACCTCGCGACCTACGCGAAGGAAGGCGCGGTCGTCTTCGACGGCATCGACTTCTTCATCGTGTGGATGTTCCTGATGCTGAAGCGCTACGACTGGCTCGCGCGCCGCTACGTGAAGCTCGACGGCGCCGAGAAATCGGAGGCGGAGATCATCGAGCTCCTCCAGAGCCGCACGCGCTGGACCCGCGCCGCGGCATGA
- a CDS encoding TIGR02996 domain-containing protein, with product MFRITVEDRRGPRTFTFVKDAVTIGRAPERDLVLEIDRVSRLHAEVRFDRARGAVLLEDRSANGVWRGDERVEGPYVVRPDDWLTIGSVRIRVQHDDYELGGVAAPEEQAFLAALLADPRDDETRLVYADWLEEHGKTAHAEFLRTQVAARGKRKDGPSAAEGFAEASARLAELAPLVEVAWRARVAMAAVQACGEQATGRPGRVAFELECTQRWDDMVPTEIEGIRRCTACRKDVAYVTTLEQAYGWAEEGGCVAVDAGISRTAAGVDVPLASLRGRLAPNVASRGTKRLSF from the coding sequence GTGTTTCGCATCACGGTCGAGGACCGTCGCGGCCCGCGGACCTTCACCTTCGTGAAGGACGCCGTCACGATCGGGCGCGCGCCGGAGCGTGACCTCGTCCTCGAGATCGACCGCGTCTCGCGGCTTCACGCCGAGGTCCGCTTCGATCGCGCGCGCGGCGCGGTGCTGCTCGAGGACCGCTCCGCCAACGGGGTGTGGCGCGGGGACGAGCGCGTCGAGGGCCCGTACGTGGTCCGCCCCGACGACTGGCTCACGATCGGCAGCGTGCGGATCCGCGTCCAGCACGACGACTACGAGCTCGGAGGCGTCGCGGCGCCGGAGGAGCAGGCGTTCCTCGCCGCGCTCCTCGCCGATCCGCGCGACGACGAGACGCGGCTCGTCTACGCCGACTGGCTCGAGGAGCACGGCAAGACCGCGCACGCCGAGTTCCTCCGCACCCAGGTCGCCGCGCGCGGGAAGAGGAAGGACGGTCCCTCCGCCGCGGAAGGCTTCGCGGAGGCGAGCGCGCGGCTCGCGGAGCTCGCGCCGCTCGTCGAGGTCGCGTGGCGGGCGCGCGTCGCGATGGCGGCGGTCCAGGCGTGCGGCGAGCAAGCGACCGGTCGCCCCGGCCGCGTCGCGTTCGAGCTGGAGTGCACCCAGCGCTGGGACGACATGGTGCCGACCGAGATCGAAGGGATCCGCCGTTGCACCGCGTGCCGAAAGGACGTCGCGTACGTCACGACGCTCGAGCAGGCGTACGGCTGGGCGGAGGAGGGCGGCTGCGTCGCCGTCGACGCCGGGATCTCGCGGACGGCGGCCGGCGTCGACGTCCCCCTCGCGTCCCTCCGCGGTCGCCTCGCGCCAAACGTCGCGTCTCGCGGCACGAAGCGCCTCTCGTTCTGA
- the mqo gene encoding malate dehydrogenase (quinone) — MSQGESVDVALIGAGIMSATLGTLLLELDPSLRVGIYERLDRAAAESSDAWNNAGTGHAGYCELNYTPRRPDGTVDCAKALLIASQFALSLELWDSLVKRGDLPDLTRFLRSVPHMSFVWGEGDVAFLRARHAQLRETKLFAGIELTEDRNLLAAWLPLVMEGRARDVPVAATRVLHGTDVNFGELTRALIANLSARSDVELHLSHEVRGLRRDGKTWCVDVHDLATGAERTVRAKFVFIGAGGYSLSLLEQSGIPEAAGYGAFPVSGQWLKCTNRAVVARHHAKVYGCAEVGAPPMSVPHLDSRWIGGEQELLFGPYAGFTTKFLKQGSWLDLLRSVGVHNVGAVMSAGLENLDLTRYLVGQAMLSVEERMALLRRYYPAAADDDWELQIAGLRVQIIKATGDGRGELKFGTEVVTAADGSIAALLGASPGASTAVAIMLDLLARCFPDRWRSEAWRTRLAAVLPSRVT; from the coding sequence ATGAGCCAAGGGGAGTCGGTCGACGTCGCGCTGATCGGCGCAGGGATCATGAGCGCGACGCTGGGGACGCTGCTCCTCGAGCTCGATCCGTCGTTGCGGGTCGGGATCTACGAGCGGCTCGACCGCGCCGCGGCGGAGAGCTCCGACGCCTGGAACAACGCCGGCACCGGCCACGCGGGCTATTGCGAGCTGAACTACACGCCGCGGCGCCCCGACGGCACGGTGGACTGCGCGAAGGCGCTCCTCATCGCCTCGCAGTTCGCGCTGAGCCTCGAGCTGTGGGACTCGCTCGTGAAGCGCGGCGATCTCCCGGACCTCACGCGGTTCCTCCGCTCCGTCCCGCACATGAGCTTCGTGTGGGGCGAGGGCGACGTCGCGTTCCTGCGCGCGCGGCACGCGCAGCTCCGCGAGACGAAGCTGTTCGCCGGCATCGAGCTGACCGAGGACCGGAACCTGCTCGCGGCGTGGCTCCCGCTCGTGATGGAGGGGCGCGCTCGCGACGTGCCGGTCGCCGCGACGCGCGTGCTCCACGGCACCGACGTCAACTTTGGAGAGCTGACCCGCGCGCTGATCGCCAATCTGTCCGCGCGCTCCGACGTCGAGCTGCACCTCTCGCACGAGGTCCGCGGTCTCCGCCGCGACGGCAAGACGTGGTGCGTCGACGTCCACGACCTCGCGACCGGCGCCGAGCGCACCGTCCGCGCGAAGTTCGTATTCATCGGCGCCGGCGGATATTCGCTTTCGCTCCTGGAGCAAAGTGGCATTCCGGAGGCGGCGGGTTATGGCGCGTTCCCTGTTAGTGGGCAATGGCTGAAATGCACGAACCGCGCCGTCGTCGCACGGCATCACGCGAAGGTCTATGGATGTGCGGAGGTCGGCGCCCCGCCGATGTCGGTGCCGCACCTCGACTCGCGATGGATCGGCGGCGAGCAGGAGCTCCTCTTCGGGCCGTACGCCGGGTTCACGACGAAGTTCCTGAAGCAGGGCTCGTGGCTCGACTTGCTCCGCTCGGTCGGCGTCCACAACGTCGGCGCGGTGATGAGCGCGGGGCTCGAGAACCTCGATCTCACGCGTTACCTCGTGGGGCAGGCGATGCTCTCGGTCGAAGAGCGGATGGCGCTCCTGCGTCGCTACTACCCCGCGGCGGCGGACGACGACTGGGAGCTCCAGATCGCGGGCCTCCGCGTCCAGATCATCAAGGCGACCGGCGACGGCCGCGGCGAGCTGAAGTTCGGCACCGAGGTCGTCACCGCCGCCGACGGCTCGATCGCGGCCCTCCTCGGCGCGTCCCCCGGCGCCTCGACCGCGGTCGCGATCATGCTCGACCTCCTCGCGCGCTGCTTCCCCGATCGCTGGAGGTCCGAGGCCTGGCGGACGCGCCTCGCGGCGGTGCTGCCGTCCCGCGTCACGTAG
- a CDS encoding class I SAM-dependent methyltransferase: protein MIELETLRDLARRGDGADRAFVDGALRMRWPKAGAARGALEDVHAELAAAAARAHADLRARIASGALRGAALRACFEAPPPAERDHFVEEVLGIAYPPLAEPAPERELVTYCPSGYDEIVHAFDVTGLGAGDRFLDVGAGAGKSVLLAALLCGARGEGIERDEPVYRMAAGAADALAADARFVLADARDAAFPEADVVFMYIPFTGATLAAALARLLARPPRFLCASAVDLACHPTLVPAGEARSWLHVYACGSTMRA from the coding sequence GTGATCGAGCTCGAAACGCTGCGTGATCTCGCCCGCCGCGGCGACGGCGCGGACCGCGCGTTCGTCGACGGCGCGCTGCGGATGCGGTGGCCGAAGGCCGGCGCGGCGCGCGGCGCGCTCGAGGACGTGCACGCGGAGCTGGCGGCGGCGGCCGCCCGCGCGCACGCGGACCTGCGCGCGCGGATCGCGTCCGGCGCGCTGCGTGGCGCGGCGCTGCGGGCGTGCTTCGAGGCGCCGCCTCCCGCCGAGCGCGATCACTTCGTCGAGGAGGTCCTCGGCATCGCGTACCCGCCGCTCGCGGAGCCGGCGCCGGAGCGCGAGCTCGTGACCTACTGCCCGAGCGGCTACGACGAGATCGTCCACGCGTTCGACGTGACCGGGCTCGGCGCCGGCGATCGCTTCCTCGACGTGGGCGCCGGCGCGGGCAAGTCGGTGCTGCTCGCGGCGCTCCTGTGCGGCGCGCGCGGGGAGGGGATCGAGCGGGACGAGCCGGTGTATCGGATGGCGGCCGGCGCCGCGGACGCGCTCGCGGCCGACGCGCGCTTCGTCCTCGCCGACGCGCGCGACGCCGCGTTTCCCGAGGCCGACGTCGTCTTCATGTACATCCCGTTCACCGGCGCGACGCTGGCGGCGGCGCTCGCGCGGCTCCTCGCGCGGCCGCCGCGTTTTCTGTGCGCGAGCGCCGTCGACCTCGCCTGCCATCCCACGCTCGTCCCCGCCGGCGAGGCGCGGTCGTGGCTTCACGTCTACGCGTGTGGGTCTACGATGCGCGCATGA
- a CDS encoding FKBP-type peptidyl-prolyl cis-trans isomerase, with the protein MQDLAPGAGEAAKTGDKVAVHYVGTLTDGKEFDASKKHGDKPFEFELGAGRVIKGWDDGVVGMKVGGKRKLTIPPSLGYGARGAGSAIPPNATLVFEVEMVKITPAGAP; encoded by the coding sequence ATGCAGGACCTCGCGCCCGGCGCCGGGGAGGCGGCGAAGACAGGCGACAAGGTCGCGGTGCACTACGTCGGCACGCTCACCGACGGCAAGGAGTTCGACGCGTCGAAGAAGCACGGCGACAAGCCGTTCGAGTTCGAGCTCGGCGCCGGCCGCGTGATCAAGGGCTGGGACGACGGCGTCGTCGGCATGAAGGTCGGCGGCAAGCGCAAGCTCACGATCCCGCCGAGCCTCGGCTACGGCGCGCGCGGCGCCGGCTCGGCGATCCCGCCGAACGCGACCCTCGTCTTCGAGGTCGAGATGGTGAAGATCACGCCCGCCGGCGCGCCGTAG
- a CDS encoding aldo/keto reductase, with translation MTSFVYGTAWKEDETRRLVGLALAQGFRAIDTANQRRHYHEAAVGEALADAYAAGVVRREDLFLQTKFTHRGGQDHRLPYDANAPVAAQVRQSLESSLQHLGARVVDSYVLHGPSQRVGLAREDLEAWEAMEELHAAGLVRALAVSNVTRAQLELLLGRARVTPSAVQNRCYASQGWDREMRALCRERGIAYQGFSLLTANRRETALPAVRALATRHGLTPSQLVFRFALDAGMTPLTGTSSAEHMRADLAVLRAPPLPDADVRAIEAIAG, from the coding sequence ATGACCTCGTTCGTCTACGGCACGGCGTGGAAGGAGGACGAGACGCGGCGGCTCGTCGGGCTCGCGCTCGCGCAGGGCTTCCGCGCGATAGACACCGCGAACCAGCGGAGGCACTACCACGAGGCCGCGGTCGGCGAGGCGCTCGCCGACGCCTACGCCGCCGGCGTCGTGCGCCGCGAGGACCTCTTCCTCCAGACGAAGTTCACGCATCGCGGCGGGCAGGACCACCGTCTGCCGTACGACGCGAACGCGCCGGTCGCGGCACAGGTGAGGCAGTCGCTCGAGAGCTCGCTCCAGCACCTCGGCGCGCGCGTCGTCGACTCGTACGTCCTCCACGGTCCGTCGCAGCGCGTCGGCCTCGCGCGGGAGGACCTCGAGGCGTGGGAGGCGATGGAGGAGCTCCACGCCGCCGGCCTCGTGCGCGCGCTCGCGGTGAGCAACGTCACGCGGGCGCAGCTCGAGCTCCTCCTCGGCCGCGCGCGCGTGACGCCGAGCGCGGTGCAGAACCGCTGCTACGCGAGCCAGGGGTGGGACCGCGAGATGCGCGCGCTCTGCCGCGAGCGCGGGATCGCGTATCAGGGCTTCTCGCTCCTCACCGCGAACCGGAGAGAGACCGCGCTCCCCGCCGTCCGCGCGCTCGCGACGCGCCACGGCCTCACGCCGTCGCAGCTCGTCTTCCGCTTCGCGCTCGACGCCGGCATGACGCCGCTCACCGGCACGTCGAGCGCCGAGCACATGCGCGCGGACCTCGCCGTCCTTCGCGCGCCGCCGCTGCCGGACGCCGACGTCCGCGCGATCGAAGCGATCGCCGGGTAG
- a CDS encoding NAD(P)H-binding protein, protein MQSAIVLGATGLVGREIVALLEQDPAVERVVLLVRRAPDRALAKKTEVRVTNFREPASFAEKLAAASPNAADVLFSALGTTLKTAGSKEAQYEVDYTFQYEVAKAAKAAGVATVSLCSSLGASPDARSFYTRMKGELERDVIALGFARTRIVRPSFLDGDREESRPGEKVGMWIMHGLGKLPGIARYRPVSVRTVAGAMIALAKDETPGVKVVENHELFALA, encoded by the coding sequence ATGCAATCGGCGATCGTCCTCGGCGCGACCGGCCTCGTGGGCCGAGAGATCGTCGCTCTGCTCGAGCAGGATCCGGCGGTGGAGCGCGTCGTGCTGCTCGTGCGCCGCGCGCCCGATCGCGCGCTCGCGAAGAAGACCGAGGTGCGCGTGACCAACTTCCGCGAGCCCGCGAGCTTCGCGGAGAAGCTCGCCGCTGCCTCCCCGAACGCGGCCGACGTCCTCTTCTCCGCGCTCGGCACCACGCTCAAGACGGCGGGGAGCAAGGAGGCGCAATACGAGGTCGACTACACGTTCCAGTACGAGGTCGCGAAGGCGGCGAAGGCGGCGGGCGTCGCGACCGTCTCGCTGTGCTCGTCGCTCGGCGCGAGCCCCGACGCCCGGAGCTTCTACACGCGGATGAAGGGCGAGCTCGAACGCGACGTGATCGCGCTCGGCTTCGCGCGGACGCGCATCGTGCGCCCCAGCTTCCTCGACGGCGACCGCGAGGAGTCGCGTCCCGGCGAGAAGGTCGGTATGTGGATCATGCACGGGCTCGGGAAGCTGCCCGGCATCGCGCGGTACCGCCCCGTCTCCGTCCGCACGGTCGCGGGGGCGATGATCGCGCTCGCGAAGGACGAGACGCCGGGGGTGAAGGTGGTCGAGAACCACGAGCTCTTCGCGCTCGCCTGA
- a CDS encoding ATP-dependent Clp protease adaptor ClpS — translation MSSQNDGDGDGDVLVVQDPKVGRARRWGVVFYNDDYTTKWFVVEVLQRFFRMDETTATNFMMSVHRKGKGAAAFYTRDVAETKAAAVMDYARELGMPLLVTAEPEEPDDDP, via the coding sequence ATGTCCTCGCAGAACGACGGTGACGGCGACGGCGACGTCCTCGTCGTCCAGGATCCGAAGGTCGGACGCGCGCGACGGTGGGGGGTCGTCTTCTACAACGACGACTACACGACGAAGTGGTTCGTCGTGGAGGTGCTGCAGCGCTTCTTCCGCATGGATGAGACGACGGCGACCAACTTCATGATGTCGGTGCATCGAAAGGGCAAGGGCGCCGCCGCGTTCTACACGCGCGACGTCGCCGAGACGAAGGCCGCCGCGGTCATGGACTACGCGCGCGAGCTCGGCATGCCGCTCCTCGTCACCGCCGAGCCGGAGGAGCCCGACGACGATCCGTAG